One region of Thiorhodovibrio frisius genomic DNA includes:
- a CDS encoding PleD family two-component system response regulator: MAHHGSTSPPRRVLAVDDDPVSTLIIENELPDQFLVDTAHSGEEALERIERVMPDIILLDVI, from the coding sequence ATGGCTCACCACGGTTCAACAAGTCCGCCGCGGCGCGTCCTGGCCGTTGATGACGATCCGGTAAGCACGCTCATTATTGAGAATGAACTGCCTGACCAGTTTTTGGTCGACACGGCGCATAGTGGCGAGGAAGCGCTGGAGCGCATTGAGCGTGTAATGCCCGACATTATTCTGCTCGATGTGATTTGA